The Thioalkalivibrio sulfidiphilus HL-EbGr7 genome includes a window with the following:
- the rhlB gene encoding ATP-dependent RNA helicase RhlB has product MTDTHLSDTSFSQFDLPDSVRQGIEDAGFSRCTPIQALALPIALKGHDVAGQAQTGTGKTAAFLIAAFNRLLRDPAPAERKQNQIRALILAPTRELAIQIHKDAVTLGAHTGLKLGLAYGGTDYDKQRQQLVDGVDILIGTPGRIIDYFKQKVFDMRVVQVMVLDEADRMFDLGFIKDIRFLLRRMTPPTERQSMLFSATLSHRVMELAYEHMNNPEKVQTRDEQVTAQRVRQVVYYPANPEKIPLLLGLMKRIGPSRSMVFVNTKHMADKLEAWLKGNDIKVAVLSGDVPQQKRQRLLKQFENDEFQVLVATDVAARGLHIPDVSHVFNFDLPQSGEDYVHRIGRTGRAGAEGDAVSFACEDSAFYLPEIEQYIGFKIEAGAIDPELLVKPAPPAKREIRERLGAQNRGDRGGKRASPRRRREHT; this is encoded by the coding sequence ATGACGGATACCCACCTCTCGGATACCTCCTTCAGCCAGTTCGACCTCCCCGACAGTGTCAGACAAGGCATCGAAGACGCCGGATTCAGCCGCTGCACCCCCATCCAGGCCCTGGCCCTGCCCATCGCCCTCAAGGGTCACGACGTGGCCGGCCAGGCCCAGACCGGCACCGGCAAGACCGCCGCCTTCCTGATCGCCGCCTTCAACCGCCTGCTGCGTGATCCCGCCCCCGCCGAGCGCAAGCAGAACCAGATCCGCGCCCTGATCCTTGCCCCCACCCGCGAGCTGGCCATCCAGATCCACAAGGACGCCGTGACCCTGGGTGCCCACACCGGCCTCAAGCTGGGTCTCGCCTACGGCGGCACCGATTACGACAAGCAGCGCCAGCAGCTGGTGGACGGGGTGGACATCCTGATCGGCACCCCCGGGCGCATCATCGACTACTTCAAGCAGAAGGTGTTCGACATGCGCGTGGTCCAGGTGATGGTGCTGGACGAGGCGGACCGCATGTTCGACCTGGGCTTCATCAAGGACATCCGCTTCCTGCTGCGGCGCATGACCCCACCCACGGAGCGCCAGTCCATGCTGTTCTCCGCCACCCTCTCCCACCGGGTGATGGAGCTGGCCTACGAGCACATGAACAACCCCGAGAAGGTGCAGACCCGGGACGAGCAGGTCACCGCCCAGCGTGTCCGCCAGGTGGTCTACTACCCCGCGAACCCGGAGAAGATCCCCCTGCTGCTGGGACTCATGAAGCGCATCGGCCCGAGCCGCTCCATGGTGTTCGTCAATACCAAGCACATGGCCGACAAGCTGGAGGCCTGGCTCAAGGGCAACGACATCAAGGTCGCGGTGCTCTCCGGCGACGTGCCCCAGCAGAAGCGCCAGCGCCTGCTCAAGCAGTTCGAAAACGACGAATTTCAGGTGCTGGTGGCCACTGACGTGGCGGCCCGCGGCCTGCACATCCCCGACGTCTCTCACGTGTTCAATTTCGATCTGCCCCAGTCCGGCGAGGACTACGTGCACCGCATCGGCCGCACCGGCCGCGCCGGCGCCGAGGGCGACGCGGTGAGCTTCGCCTGCGAGGATTCCGCCTTCTACCTGCCGGAGATCGAGCAATACATAGGCTTCAAGATCGAGGCCGGGGCCATCGACCCGGAACTGCTGGTCAAACCGGCGCCGCCCGCCAAGCGCGAGATCCGCGAGCGCCTGGGCGCTCAGAATCGCGGTGACCGCGGTGGAAAGCGCGCCTCGCCCCGTCGGCGCCGGGAACACACCTGA
- the trxA gene encoding thioredoxin TrxA encodes MSEKILHVTDASFEDEVLKSEQPVLVDYWAEWCGPCKMIAPILDEIASEYGDRVKIAKLNIDENPGTPPKYGIRGIPTLMLFKGGSVEATKVGALSKSQLTAFLDQNI; translated from the coding sequence GTGAGTGAAAAGATCCTTCACGTGACCGATGCCAGTTTCGAGGACGAGGTGCTCAAGTCCGAGCAGCCGGTGCTGGTGGACTACTGGGCCGAGTGGTGCGGTCCCTGCAAGATGATCGCCCCGATCCTGGACGAGATCGCCTCCGAATACGGTGACCGGGTCAAGATCGCCAAGCTGAACATCGACGAAAACCCCGGCACCCCGCCCAAGTACGGCATCCGCGGCATTCCCACCCTGATGCTGTTCAAGGGTGGCAGTGTCGAGGCCACCAAGGTGGGCGCGCTGTCCAAGTCCCAGCTGACTGCCTTCCTGGACCAGAATATCTGA
- the rho gene encoding transcription termination factor Rho — protein MNLTELKRKPAAELVELAQSMKIEGMARARKQDIIFAMLKAHAKNGEDIFGDGVLEILQDGFGFLRSGDSSYLAGPDDIYVSPSQIRRFSLRTGDTISGKIRPPKEGERYFALLKVDQINFEAPENAKNKVLFENLTPLHASERMRMERGNGSTEDITARVIDIVAPFGKGQRGLIVSPPKAGKTLMLQNIAQSIATNYPDCYLIVLLIDERPEEVTEMARMVQGEVISSTFDEPASRHVQVAEMVIEKAKRLVEHKRDVVILLDSITRLARAYNTVVPSSGKVLTGGVDANALHRPKRFFGAARNIEEGGSLTILATALVDTGSKMDEVIYEEFKGTGNMEIHLDRRIAEKRTYPAININRSGTRREELLTDPDELQKLWILRKFLHSMDELEAIEFLLSRLQSTKVNSEFFDMMKKG, from the coding sequence ATGAATCTGACCGAACTCAAGCGCAAGCCCGCAGCAGAACTCGTTGAACTCGCCCAGTCCATGAAGATCGAAGGCATGGCGCGGGCCCGCAAGCAGGACATCATCTTCGCCATGCTCAAGGCGCATGCGAAGAACGGAGAGGACATCTTCGGCGATGGTGTGCTGGAAATACTTCAGGATGGTTTCGGCTTCCTGCGCTCGGGGGACAGCTCCTACCTGGCAGGCCCCGACGACATCTACGTCTCGCCCTCCCAGATCCGCCGCTTCAGCCTGCGCACCGGTGACACCATCTCCGGCAAGATCCGGCCCCCAAAGGAAGGCGAGCGCTATTTCGCGCTGCTCAAGGTGGACCAGATCAATTTCGAGGCGCCGGAAAACGCCAAGAACAAGGTCTTGTTCGAGAACCTCACCCCCCTGCATGCCAGCGAGCGCATGCGCATGGAGCGGGGCAACGGCAGCACCGAGGACATCACTGCGCGGGTCATCGACATCGTCGCCCCCTTCGGCAAGGGCCAGCGCGGCCTGATCGTCTCCCCGCCCAAGGCGGGCAAGACCCTGATGCTGCAGAACATCGCCCAGAGCATCGCCACCAACTACCCGGACTGCTACCTGATCGTGCTGCTCATCGACGAGCGGCCCGAGGAAGTGACCGAGATGGCGCGCATGGTGCAGGGCGAGGTGATCTCCTCCACCTTCGACGAGCCCGCCAGCCGGCACGTGCAGGTGGCCGAGATGGTCATCGAGAAGGCCAAGCGCCTGGTGGAGCACAAGCGTGACGTGGTGATCCTGCTGGACTCCATCACCCGCCTGGCGCGGGCCTACAACACCGTGGTGCCGTCCTCCGGCAAGGTGCTCACCGGCGGCGTGGACGCCAACGCCCTGCACCGGCCCAAGCGCTTCTTCGGCGCGGCGCGCAACATCGAGGAGGGCGGCAGCCTGACCATCCTCGCCACCGCCTTGGTGGACACCGGCTCCAAGATGGACGAGGTGATCTACGAGGAGTTCAAGGGCACCGGCAACATGGAGATCCACCTGGATCGCCGCATCGCCGAAAAGCGCACCTACCCCGCCATCAACATCAACCGCTCCGGCACCCGCCGCGAAGAACTCCTCACCGACCCCGACGAGCTGCAGAAGCTCTGGATCCTGCGCAAGTTCCTGCACTCCATGGACGAGCTGGAGGCCATCGAGTTCCTGCTCAGCCGCCTGCAGTCCACCAAGGTGAACAGCGAGTTCTTCGATATGATGAAGAAGGGATGA
- a CDS encoding glycogen/starch/alpha-glucan phosphorylase, which produces MAAADILTELEHHPRPCDKEGLKRSIRDALIHQAGKDPLHATPRDWLEAVSYAVRERLIERRMFTQRLFNQEHAKRVYYLSMEYLIGRMLINSLMNLGFFDACREALSEMGVDLLEISELEPDAALGNGGLGRLAACILDSMASQCIPGYGYGIRYEYGMFQQQIQNGQQIEHPDNWLRYGNNWEFPRPEKIFPVRFYGRVVTHRDNGDVRHHWQDCEEVIAMAYDYPTPGYGNKNVNNLRLWAAKATRDFDLNYFNEGDYIGAIQQKAESETISMVLYPNDATAIGRELRLKQEYFFVSASIQDILSHHEEMGYRITELADKVAMQLNDTHPAIAVAELMRLLLDKYQLPWVSAWEITRAVFGYTNHTLMPEALETWPVALMERVLPRHMQIIYEINFHFLNEVRHTFPGDTEIVKRLSIIDEDHGRRVRMAHLAVVGSHHINGVAALHTQLLKDTLFHDFYRLWPERFISITNGITPRLWLNQANPALTSMISEHIGKEWVMDLTQLRQLEAFAEDPTCRQEFRTVKEANKRHLAELVLERTGIEIDPAAMFDVQIKRIHEYKRQLLNILHVIAFYNRIRHGEAPEQAQRVVLFAGKSAPAYVRAKQIIRLINDVADVINHDPVVEGRLKVVFYPNYDVSSAAVIIPAADLSEQISTAGMEASGTGNMKLALNGALTIGTLDGANVEIREAVGEENIFIFGLTTNEVAETKARGYRPREHYEQNAELKEVIDMIASGFFSPSEPGRYRDLVHDLLNNDAFLVLADFESYLHAQERVDALYRKPEEWTRRAMLNTARMGFFSIDRTVKQYADEIWGVTPECWI; this is translated from the coding sequence ATGGCAGCTGCCGACATCCTGACCGAACTGGAACACCACCCCCGCCCCTGCGACAAGGAGGGGCTCAAGCGCTCCATCCGCGACGCCCTGATCCACCAGGCCGGCAAGGACCCCCTGCACGCCACTCCCCGGGACTGGCTGGAGGCGGTCTCCTACGCCGTGCGCGAGCGTCTCATCGAGCGGCGCATGTTCACCCAGCGCCTGTTCAACCAGGAGCACGCCAAGCGGGTCTACTACCTGTCCATGGAGTACCTGATCGGACGCATGCTCATCAACAGCCTGATGAACCTGGGCTTCTTTGATGCCTGCCGCGAGGCCCTGTCCGAGATGGGCGTGGACCTGCTGGAGATCTCCGAACTGGAACCGGATGCCGCGCTCGGCAACGGCGGCCTGGGGCGTCTCGCTGCCTGCATCCTGGACTCCATGGCCAGCCAGTGCATTCCCGGCTACGGCTACGGCATCCGCTACGAGTACGGCATGTTCCAGCAGCAGATCCAGAACGGGCAGCAGATCGAGCACCCGGACAACTGGCTGCGCTACGGCAATAACTGGGAATTCCCGCGCCCCGAGAAGATCTTCCCGGTGCGCTTCTACGGCCGGGTGGTCACCCACCGGGACAACGGCGATGTGCGACACCACTGGCAGGACTGTGAAGAAGTCATCGCCATGGCCTACGACTACCCGACCCCGGGCTACGGCAACAAGAACGTCAACAACCTGCGCCTCTGGGCGGCCAAGGCCACCCGGGACTTCGACCTCAACTACTTCAACGAAGGCGACTACATCGGCGCCATACAGCAGAAGGCGGAGTCGGAGACCATCTCCATGGTGCTCTACCCCAACGATGCCACCGCCATCGGCCGGGAATTGCGCCTGAAGCAGGAGTACTTCTTCGTCTCCGCGTCCATCCAGGACATCCTCTCCCACCACGAGGAGATGGGCTACCGGATCACCGAGCTGGCGGACAAGGTGGCCATGCAGCTCAACGACACCCATCCGGCCATCGCCGTGGCGGAGCTCATGCGCCTGCTGCTGGACAAGTACCAGCTGCCCTGGGTCTCCGCCTGGGAGATCACCAGGGCGGTGTTCGGCTACACCAATCACACCCTGATGCCCGAAGCCCTGGAGACCTGGCCCGTGGCGCTCATGGAGCGGGTGCTGCCGCGCCACATGCAGATCATCTACGAAATCAACTTCCACTTCCTAAACGAGGTGCGCCACACCTTCCCCGGGGACACGGAGATCGTCAAGCGCCTGTCCATCATCGACGAGGACCACGGCCGGCGTGTGCGCATGGCCCACCTGGCCGTGGTGGGCAGCCACCACATCAACGGCGTGGCCGCCCTGCACACCCAGCTGCTCAAGGACACCCTGTTCCACGATTTCTACCGCCTGTGGCCGGAGCGCTTCATCAGCATCACCAACGGCATCACCCCGCGCCTGTGGCTCAACCAGGCCAATCCGGCCCTGACCTCCATGATCAGTGAGCACATCGGCAAGGAATGGGTCATGGACCTGACCCAGCTCAGGCAGCTGGAAGCCTTCGCCGAGGATCCCACCTGCCGGCAGGAATTCAGAACCGTCAAGGAGGCCAACAAGCGCCACCTGGCGGAACTGGTGCTTGAGCGCACCGGCATCGAGATCGATCCCGCGGCCATGTTCGACGTGCAGATCAAGCGCATCCACGAGTACAAGCGTCAGCTGCTCAACATCCTGCACGTGATCGCCTTCTACAACCGCATCCGTCACGGCGAGGCCCCGGAACAGGCCCAAAGGGTGGTGCTGTTCGCCGGCAAGTCGGCGCCTGCCTACGTGCGCGCCAAGCAGATCATCCGCCTGATCAATGATGTGGCCGACGTGATCAACCACGACCCGGTGGTGGAGGGCCGACTCAAGGTGGTCTTCTATCCCAACTACGATGTCAGTTCCGCGGCCGTGATCATCCCCGCCGCCGATCTCTCGGAGCAGATCTCCACCGCCGGCATGGAGGCCTCGGGCACCGGCAACATGAAGCTGGCCCTGAACGGCGCCCTGACCATCGGCACCCTGGACGGCGCCAACGTGGAGATCCGCGAGGCGGTGGGCGAGGAGAACATCTTCATCTTCGGTCTGACCACCAACGAGGTGGCCGAGACCAAGGCGCGGGGCTACCGTCCCCGGGAGCACTACGAGCAGAATGCGGAGCTCAAGGAAGTGATCGACATGATCGCCTCCGGCTTCTTCTCGCCCTCGGAGCCCGGGCGCTATCGCGACCTGGTCCACGACCTGCTGAACAACGACGCCTTTCTGGTGCTGGCCGATTTCGAGAGCTACCTGCACGCCCAGGAGCGGGTCGACGCACTGTACCGCAAACCCGAGGAATGGACCCGTCGCGCCATGCTCAACACCGCCCGCATGGGCTTCTTCTCCATCGACCGCACGGTGAAACAGTACGCCGACGAGATCTGGGGCGTGACGCCCGAGTGTTGGATTTGA
- the purD gene encoding phosphoribosylamine--glycine ligase, translating to MKVLVIGGGGREHALAWKLAQSPRVQTVFVAPGNAGTALEPRCLNVEVNLSDIPALVHFAQSQGVDLTVVGPEAPLVAGVVDAFRAAGLRIFGPSSKAAQLEGSKAFSKDFLARHAIPTAAYANFTDLDAALAYIRERGAPIVVKADGLAAGKGVILAQTVAEAEAAVRDMLAGNAFGEAGHRVVVEEFLTGEEASFICMVDGEHILPMASSQDHKARDDGDKGPNTGGMGAYSPAPVVTPEIHARIMREVMEPTVRGMAAEGNPYTGFLYAGVMIAPDGTPKVLEFNCRFGDPETQPIMMRLRSDLVDLLEAALDARLDQVEADWDPRASLGVVLAAGGYPNDYRKGDVIIGLPEQDAPDAKVFHAGTLQQDGAVVTNGGRVLCVVGLGETVAEAQKRAYALSDRIHWDGVYCRRDIGYRAVAREQGRA from the coding sequence GTGAAGGTATTGGTGATCGGCGGCGGTGGCCGCGAGCATGCGCTGGCGTGGAAGCTGGCCCAGTCACCCCGGGTGCAGACCGTGTTTGTGGCACCGGGTAATGCGGGCACGGCGCTCGAGCCCCGCTGCCTGAACGTGGAGGTCAATCTCAGCGACATCCCCGCCCTGGTGCACTTCGCCCAGAGCCAGGGCGTCGATCTCACCGTGGTGGGCCCCGAGGCGCCCCTGGTGGCCGGGGTGGTGGACGCCTTCCGCGCGGCGGGGCTGCGCATCTTCGGTCCCAGCTCCAAGGCCGCCCAGCTGGAGGGCTCCAAGGCCTTCAGCAAGGACTTCCTGGCCCGGCACGCCATCCCCACCGCCGCCTACGCCAACTTCACCGACCTGGACGCCGCGCTGGCCTACATCCGCGAGCGGGGCGCCCCCATCGTGGTCAAGGCCGACGGCCTGGCCGCGGGCAAGGGCGTGATCCTGGCCCAGACCGTGGCGGAGGCAGAGGCCGCGGTGCGCGACATGCTGGCGGGCAACGCCTTCGGCGAGGCGGGTCACCGGGTAGTGGTCGAGGAATTCCTGACCGGCGAGGAGGCGAGCTTCATCTGCATGGTGGACGGTGAGCACATCCTGCCCATGGCCAGCTCCCAGGACCACAAGGCCCGTGACGACGGAGACAAGGGCCCGAACACCGGCGGCATGGGCGCCTACTCCCCCGCCCCGGTGGTCACCCCGGAGATCCACGCGCGCATCATGCGCGAGGTGATGGAACCCACGGTGCGCGGCATGGCCGCCGAGGGCAACCCTTACACCGGCTTCCTCTACGCCGGCGTGATGATCGCCCCGGACGGCACGCCGAAGGTGCTGGAGTTCAATTGCCGCTTCGGCGACCCGGAGACCCAGCCCATCATGATGCGCCTGCGCTCGGACCTGGTGGACCTGCTGGAGGCGGCCCTGGACGCACGCCTGGACCAGGTGGAGGCCGACTGGGACCCGCGGGCCTCCCTGGGCGTGGTGCTGGCCGCCGGCGGCTACCCCAACGACTACCGCAAGGGCGACGTGATCATCGGTCTGCCCGAACAGGATGCCCCCGACGCCAAGGTCTTCCACGCCGGCACCCTGCAACAGGATGGTGCGGTGGTCACCAACGGTGGTCGAGTCCTGTGCGTGGTGGGCCTGGGCGAGACCGTCGCCGAGGCCCAGAAACGGGCCTACGCCCTGTCAGACCGCATTCACTGGGACGGCGTATACTGTCGCAGAGACATCGGTTATCGGGCCGTGGCCCGGGAACAGGGTCGCGCCTGA
- the purH gene encoding bifunctional phosphoribosylaminoimidazolecarboxamide formyltransferase/IMP cyclohydrolase: MSQTPALTPVRRALISVSDKEGVLEFAQALQSLGVEILSTGGTAKLLADNGVKVKEVSEHTGFPEMMAGRVKTLHPRIHGGILGRRGIDDAAMAEQGIVPIDLVVVNLYPFEATVARPGCSLEDAIENIDIGGPAMVRAAAKNHAHVGIVVEPADYERVLQALNAHDGHLPARLRFELAARAFAHTARYDGAIANYLTRFNEDDSQADFPETLSLQFRRVLDMRYGENPHQQAAFYRDTVPTEAGVATAQQIQGKALSFNNIADTDAALECVKQFEAPACVIVKHANPCGVAVAQNTLMAYERAFQTDPTSAFGGIIAFNRPLDGDTAHAIVSRQFVEVIIAPEVTSEAVRAVATKPNVRLLACGQWGAPQPAWDFKRVNGGLLVQDRDLGEVGEADLKVVSRRQPSAQELKDLLFAWRVAKFVKSNAIVYVRDEQTIGVGAGQMSRVYSAKIAGIKAADEGLRVEGSVMASDAFFPFRDGIDAAAEAGIRAVIQPGGSMRDDEVIAAADEHGLAMVFTGMRHFRH, from the coding sequence ATGTCCCAGACCCCCGCCCTCACCCCCGTCCGTCGTGCCCTGATCAGCGTCTCCGACAAGGAGGGGGTGCTGGAATTCGCCCAGGCCCTGCAGAGTCTCGGGGTGGAGATCCTGTCCACCGGCGGCACCGCGAAGCTGCTGGCGGACAACGGCGTGAAGGTCAAGGAGGTCTCCGAGCACACCGGCTTTCCGGAGATGATGGCCGGGCGGGTGAAGACCCTGCACCCGCGCATCCACGGCGGCATCCTGGGGCGCCGCGGCATCGATGACGCGGCCATGGCCGAACAGGGCATCGTGCCCATCGACCTGGTGGTGGTGAATCTGTATCCCTTCGAGGCCACCGTGGCGCGCCCCGGGTGTTCCCTTGAGGACGCCATCGAGAACATCGACATCGGCGGCCCGGCCATGGTGCGCGCCGCCGCCAAGAACCACGCCCACGTGGGCATCGTGGTGGAGCCGGCCGACTACGAACGGGTGCTGCAGGCCCTGAACGCCCACGACGGCCACCTGCCCGCGCGCCTGCGCTTCGAGCTGGCCGCCCGGGCCTTCGCCCACACCGCCCGCTACGACGGTGCCATCGCCAACTACCTGACCCGCTTCAACGAGGACGACAGCCAGGCGGACTTCCCGGAGACCCTGAGCCTGCAGTTCCGCCGCGTGCTGGACATGCGCTACGGGGAGAACCCGCACCAGCAGGCCGCCTTCTACCGGGACACCGTGCCTACCGAGGCGGGCGTGGCCACCGCCCAGCAGATCCAGGGCAAGGCCCTGTCCTTCAACAACATCGCCGACACCGACGCGGCCCTGGAATGCGTCAAGCAGTTCGAGGCGCCCGCCTGCGTGATCGTCAAGCACGCCAACCCCTGCGGCGTGGCCGTGGCCCAGAACACCCTGATGGCCTACGAGCGGGCCTTCCAGACCGACCCGACCTCCGCCTTCGGCGGCATCATCGCCTTCAACCGCCCCCTGGACGGTGATACCGCCCACGCCATCGTCAGCCGCCAGTTCGTGGAGGTGATCATCGCGCCGGAGGTCACCTCCGAGGCGGTGCGCGCCGTGGCCACCAAGCCCAACGTGCGCCTGCTGGCCTGCGGCCAGTGGGGCGCACCCCAGCCCGCCTGGGACTTCAAGCGGGTCAACGGCGGCCTGCTGGTGCAGGACCGGGATCTGGGTGAGGTGGGCGAGGCGGACCTGAAGGTGGTCAGCCGGCGTCAGCCCAGCGCCCAGGAGCTCAAAGACCTGCTGTTCGCCTGGCGGGTGGCCAAGTTCGTGAAATCCAACGCCATCGTCTACGTGCGCGATGAGCAGACCATCGGCGTGGGCGCCGGCCAGATGAGCCGCGTGTACTCGGCGAAGATCGCCGGCATCAAGGCCGCCGACGAGGGCCTGCGGGTGGAGGGCTCGGTGATGGCCTCCGACGCCTTCTTCCCCTTCCGCGACGGCATCGACGCCGCCGCCGAAGCGGGCATCCGCGCCGTGATCCAACCCGGCGGCTCCATGCGCGACGACGAGGTCATCGCCGCCGCTGACGAACACGGCCTGGCCATGGTGTTCACGGGGATGCGTCATTTCCGGCATTGA
- a CDS encoding helix-turn-helix domain-containing protein, giving the protein MSGKPINGEAKTLSLAVHQSLEDYFARLEGHEPDGLFRMVMEEVERPLLECVLRHCEGNQSKAAQYLGLNRGTLRKKLKQHGISEK; this is encoded by the coding sequence ATGAGCGGCAAGCCCATCAACGGCGAGGCCAAGACGCTGTCGCTCGCGGTGCACCAGTCCCTGGAGGACTACTTCGCCCGCCTGGAAGGCCACGAGCCTGATGGCCTGTTCCGCATGGTCATGGAAGAGGTGGAGCGCCCCCTGCTGGAATGCGTCCTGCGCCACTGCGAGGGCAACCAGAGCAAGGCCGCCCAGTACCTGGGCCTCAACCGCGGCACCCTGCGCAAGAAGCTCAAACAACACGGCATCAGTGAGAAGTGA
- the dusB gene encoding tRNA dihydrouridine synthase DusB produces the protein MRIGDHTLPSGLILAPMAGVTDRPFRLLCRRLGADMAVSEMVIADTRLWHTPKSRQRLDHAGEPDPISVQIAGAEPAMLAEAARRNADNGAQIIDINMGCPAKKVCNRAAGSALLGDERLVSEILETVVKAVDVPVTLKIRLGLDRDHLNALTIARIAEHSGIQALAVHGRTRACAYKGTVDYDAIAAVKQSVRIPVIANGDINTPEQARAVLARTGADALMIGRAAQGRPWIFREMAHFLATGQHLPAPTADEIAALLREHLEALYGFYGEQSGVRIARKHIGWYLRAHPAAARFHSAIMAAEDPATQMARVQACLDASAGEALAA, from the coding sequence ATGCGCATTGGTGACCACACATTGCCGAGCGGCCTGATCCTCGCCCCCATGGCGGGAGTCACCGACCGCCCCTTCCGGCTCTTGTGCCGGCGCCTGGGCGCGGACATGGCGGTCTCGGAGATGGTGATCGCCGACACCCGCCTCTGGCACACGCCGAAATCCCGACAGCGCCTGGACCACGCCGGCGAACCGGACCCGATCAGCGTGCAGATCGCCGGCGCCGAACCCGCCATGCTGGCGGAGGCGGCGCGGCGCAACGCGGACAACGGCGCGCAGATCATCGACATCAACATGGGCTGCCCCGCCAAGAAGGTGTGTAACCGGGCCGCCGGTTCCGCGCTGCTGGGTGACGAGCGCCTGGTGAGCGAGATCCTGGAGACGGTGGTCAAGGCCGTGGACGTGCCCGTGACCCTGAAGATCCGCCTGGGCCTGGACCGGGACCATTTGAACGCCCTGACCATCGCCCGCATCGCCGAGCACAGCGGCATCCAGGCGCTCGCCGTGCACGGCCGAACCCGGGCCTGCGCCTACAAGGGCACGGTCGACTACGACGCCATCGCCGCCGTGAAGCAGTCGGTGCGAATCCCGGTGATCGCCAACGGCGACATCAACACCCCGGAGCAGGCCAGGGCGGTGCTGGCGCGCACCGGCGCCGACGCCCTGATGATCGGACGCGCCGCCCAGGGCCGGCCCTGGATCTTCCGCGAAATGGCCCATTTCCTCGCCACCGGCCAGCACCTGCCCGCCCCCACCGCAGACGAGATCGCCGCCCTGCTGCGGGAGCACCTGGAGGCCCTGTACGGCTTCTACGGCGAGCAGTCCGGTGTGCGCATCGCCCGCAAGCACATCGGCTGGTACCTGCGTGCCCACCCGGCCGCCGCCCGCTTCCACAGCGCCATCATGGCCGCCGAGGATCCCGCCACCCAGATGGCCCGGGTGCAGGCCTGCCTGGACGCGAGCGCCGGGGAGGCCCTCGCTGCATGA
- a CDS encoding DUF3426 domain-containing protein, whose product MYTQCPHCQAVFRVTTADLTLSDGQVRCGECLAVFNGMDSLSVLPPESAEETSTAPALKKSLTPAAAAAEPEAIPSEPAPPATEQVEPATEQPASPSAPAVSKPAMPLALRDELETAAEGPGGRAIAGTLALGLLCALLIALLGAQVLYHERERLAVYPELSPAIGRMCAYLGCTTTERREPQAFQVTQRNIYSHPNAENALMVQASFVNGAGFTQPLPQVELSFRDLQGSLVAVRRFSPQEYLPQGRAPEPVAPRDVVDLNLEIEDPGARAVAYEFRFL is encoded by the coding sequence ATGTACACCCAGTGCCCCCACTGCCAGGCCGTGTTCCGGGTCACCACCGCGGACCTGACCCTCTCCGACGGACAGGTGCGCTGCGGGGAGTGCCTGGCGGTGTTCAACGGCATGGACAGCCTGAGCGTGCTGCCCCCGGAATCCGCCGAGGAAACCAGCACGGCGCCTGCCCTGAAAAAATCCCTCACGCCCGCAGCAGCGGCGGCAGAACCGGAAGCGATTCCGAGCGAGCCGGCGCCTCCGGCAACCGAGCAGGTCGAGCCGGCCACTGAGCAGCCCGCAAGCCCTTCAGCACCGGCTGTCAGCAAACCCGCCATGCCGCTGGCCCTGCGTGATGAACTCGAGACCGCGGCCGAAGGCCCGGGTGGGCGCGCCATTGCCGGCACCCTGGCCCTCGGTCTGTTGTGCGCCCTCCTCATCGCCCTGCTGGGCGCCCAGGTGCTCTACCACGAACGGGAACGGCTGGCGGTGTATCCGGAGCTGTCACCGGCCATCGGGCGCATGTGCGCCTACCTGGGCTGTACCACGACCGAGCGCCGCGAACCCCAGGCCTTCCAGGTCACCCAGCGCAACATCTACAGCCATCCCAACGCCGAGAACGCCCTGATGGTGCAGGCGAGCTTCGTCAACGGTGCCGGCTTCACCCAGCCCCTGCCCCAGGTGGAATTGAGCTTCCGTGACCTGCAGGGATCACTGGTGGCCGTGCGCCGCTTCAGCCCGCAGGAATACCTGCCCCAGGGCCGGGCGCCGGAACCCGTCGCGCCACGGGACGTCGTGGACCTGAACCTCGAGATCGAGGACCCGGGCGCCCGGGCCGTGGCCTACGAATTCCGCTTCCTGTGA
- a CDS encoding TusE/DsrC/DsvC family sulfur relay protein codes for MEAVVDGKTIQLSEAGWLENLDEWSEALAVEIAKNENIPELTQEHWDIIHTARAYFQDTGVVAEPRAFSKLMKEKFGPERSDQKYIYSLFPTGLIKCANKVAGLPRPKGCS; via the coding sequence ATGGAAGCAGTGGTGGACGGCAAGACGATTCAGCTGAGCGAGGCCGGCTGGCTGGAGAACCTGGACGAATGGAGCGAGGCCCTGGCGGTGGAGATCGCCAAAAACGAGAACATCCCCGAGTTGACCCAGGAGCACTGGGACATCATCCACACCGCCCGGGCGTACTTCCAGGACACCGGCGTGGTGGCCGAGCCGCGCGCCTTCTCCAAGCTCATGAAGGAAAAGTTCGGTCCCGAGCGCAGCGACCAGAAGTACATCTACTCCCTGTTCCCCACCGGCCTGATCAAGTGCGCCAACAAGGTGGCCGGCCTACCCAGACCCAAGGGCTGCAGCTGA